The bacterium genome includes the window CGCTCGTGGGCGCCGACCACCGCGGCTACGAGTTCCAGCGCCGCGAGCTGCGCAAGACGCTCGTCGCCCTGGGTCGCCTGCCGGAGCCCGAGCCCGAAGTGGTGGACGATTGTGAGTGCCCGATCGACTGGAAAGAGGTCTACCGGCTCAAGAAACAGGGCCAGCGGAGCGAGGCGATTCGTCTGGTGCAGGAGGGGCTGGCTCAACGCGAAACCGTTGACGGCCCGGACTCTCTGGTGGTGGCCGACACCCTCGAACGGCTCGCCGATCTCCACAACCCCAAACCGCGTCAGGAGATCGAGCTTCGCGAGCGAGCGAT containing:
- a CDS encoding tetratricopeptide repeat protein encodes the protein MPRPPLPSIPALVGADHRGYEFQRRELRKTLVALGRLPEPEPEVVDDCECPIDWKEVYRLKKQGQRSEAIRLVQEGLAQRETVDGPDSLVVADTLERLADLHNPKPRQEIELRERAMAIYQKHLEISDRRIGAAARGLALNYSALDEIEEASRWALMAVESHQAASDRNLLLAITLDHLAELRRRADATDEALEYYRLSAEMWKSVRG